The Columba livia isolate bColLiv1 breed racing homer chromosome 21, bColLiv1.pat.W.v2, whole genome shotgun sequence genome has a segment encoding these proteins:
- the DISP3 gene encoding protein dispatched homolog 3 isoform X4: MDTEDDPLLQDAWLDEEDEEVTFSSRKRREGALLCGKSPCRVRALRVTLPVSGFWNIVGWVFTNPYCAGFILFLGCAIPAVLAVVMFLHYPALDIDISYNAFEIRNHESSQRFDALALALKSQFGSWGRNRRDLADFTSETLQRLIFEQLQQLHLNASHLGVNARVKRSTPEGRMSSPKPHAHLNPGNRTSRTGRGAPRWDYSSTYVSANTQTHAHWRIELIFLARGDSENNIFTTERLVTIHEVERKIMDHPRFREFCWKPHEVLKDLPLGSYSYCSPPSSLMTYFFPTERGGKIYYDGMGQDLADIQGSLELAMTHPEFYWYVDEGLSAENMKSSLLRSEILFGAPLPNYYSVEDRWEEQRRKFQNFVITYVAMLAKQSTSKVQVLYGGTDLFDYEVRRTFNNDMLLAFISSSCIAILVYILTSCSVFLSFFGIASIGLSCLVALFLYHVVFGIQYLGILNGVAAFVIVGIGVDDVFVFINTYRQATHLKDLRLRMIHTIQTAGKATFFTSLTTAAAYAANIFSQIPAVHDFGLFMSLIVSCCWVAVLFTMPAALGIWTLYVSPLESSCQTSCSQKCTKKSALHLAEDLFVASEATSRAGRETLPYLDDDIPLLSVEEEPVSLEIGDVPLVSVMPENLQLPAEKSNQGHLITHLQELLEHWVLWSAVKSRWVIVGLFLLVLLLSIFFASRLHPASRAPVLFRPDTNIQVLLDLKYNLSAEGISCITCSGLFQEKPHSLQNNIRTALEKKKRGSGSPWGSKGSTSDTGQQDLQGTVYISKSRSKGRPAIYRFSLNASVPAPWQMVSPGDGEVPSFQVYRVPFGNFTRKLTACVSTVGLLKQMSPRKWMMTTLSCDTKRGWKFDFSFYVAAKEQQRTRKLYFAQSHKPPYHGRVCAAPPGCLLSSSPDGPTKGILYVPSEKAPKAKLSATSGFNPCMNTGCGKPAVRPLVDTGAMVFVVFGIRGVNRTRRPDNHVIADMGSVIYDDSFDLFKEIGNLCRLCKAIASNAELVKPGGAQCLPSGYSISSFLQMLHPECKNIPEPNLLPGQLSHGAVGVKDGKVQWISMAFESTTYKGKSSFQTYADYLKWETFLQQQLQLFPEDSALRHGFQTCEHWKQIFMEIIGVQSALYGLVLSLVICVAAVAVFTTHILLLLPVLLSILGVVCLVVTIMYWSGWEMGAVEAISLSILVGSSVDYCVHLVEGYLLAGENLPLHQAEDPRACRQWRTIEAVRHVGVAIVSSAVTTVIATVPLFFCIIAPFAKFGKIVALNTGVSILYTLTVSTALLSIMGPGTFIRSRTSCLKAVLGVLLAGLLGLCICLALLKSGFEIPLPNGRAL; encoded by the exons ATGGACACAGAGGATGACCCCTTGTTACAGGATGCCTGGCTAgatgaggaagatgaagaggtaACCTTCAGCTCCCGGAAGAGACGGGAGGGTGCTCTGTTGTGTGGGAAAAGCCCATGCAGAGTCAGGGCCCTGCGTGTCACACTGCCCGTGTCTGGTTTCTGGAATATTGTTGGCTGGGTATTTACCAACCCGTACTGTGCTGGCTTCATCCTTTTCCTGGGCTGTGCCATCCCTGCAGTGCTTGCCGTTGTCATGTTCCTCCACTACCCAGCCCTGGACATTGACATCTCCTACAATGCTTTCGAGATCCGCAACCATGAGTCCTCTCAGCGCTTTGATGCACTTGCCTTGGCCCTCAAGTCTCAGTTTGGGTCATGGGGAAGGAACCGCCGGGACCTGGCTGACTTCACCTCTGAAACCCTGCAGAGACTCATCtttgagcagctccagcagcttcaCCTCAATGCTTCCCATCTCGGGGTCAATGCACGGGTCAAGCGCAGCACCCCAGAGGGCAGGATGAGCTCCCCCAAGCCCCATGCCCACCTGAACCCTGGAAACCGAACTTCCCGAACTGGGAGGGGTGCCCCACGCTGGGACTACTCCAGCACTTACGTCAGCGccaacacacagacacatgccCACTGGCGCATTGAGCTCATTTTTCTGGCTCGGGGGGACTCTGAAAACAACATCTTCACCACTGAGCGCCTGGTTACCATCCATGAGGTCGAGCGCAAGATCATGGACCACCCTCGCTTCCGGGAGTTCTGCTGGAAACCCCATGAGGTGTTGAAGGACCTGCCCCTGGGCTCCTACTCCTACtgctcccctcccagctccctcatgACGTACTTCTTCCCCActgagagaggaggaaagatTTACTATGATGGCATGGGACAAGACCTTGCTGACATCCAAG GGTCCCTGGAGCTGGCCATGACCCACCCCGAATTCTACTGGTATGTGGATGAGGGCTTGTCAGCCGAGAACATGAAAAGCTCCCTGCTGCGGAGTGAAATCCTCTTTGGGGCACCACTGCCAAACTACTACTCGGTGGAGGACCGCTGGGAGGAGCAGCGCCGCAAGTTCCAGAACTTTGTCATCACCTACGTGGCCATGCTGGCCAAGCAATCCACAAG CAAAGTCCAGGTGCTGTACGGAGGGACAGATTTGTTTGACTATGAAGTGAGGCGGACCTTCAACAATGACATGTTGCTGGCCTTCATCAGCAGTAGCTGCATAGCCATCTTGGTCTACATCCTTACCTCCTGCTCAG TGTTCCTGTCATTCTTTGGCATTGCCAGTATTGGCCTGAGCTGCCTGGTGGCTCTGTTCCTGTACCACGTCGTATTTGGGATCCAGTATCTGGGTATACTCAATGGTGTGGCTGCCTTTGTCATTGTGGGGATTG GGGTTGATGATGTCTTCGTTTTCATCAATACCTACCGCCAAGCCACCCACCTCAAGGACCTGCGGCTGCGCATGATCCATACTATCCAGACAGCGGGGAAGGCCACCTTCTTCACTTCTCTGACCACGGCTGCAGCCTATGCTGCCAACATCTTCTCTCAG ATCCCAGCTGTGCATGACTTTGGGCTCTTTATGTCGCTGATTGTGTCGTGCTGCTGGGTAGCTGTGCTCTTCACCATGCCAGCTGCTCTTGGAATATGGACTTTGTATGTGTCCCCGCTAGAGAGCTCCTGCCAAACCAG CTGTAGTCAGAAGTGCACCAAGAAGAGTGCCTTGCACCTGGCTGAAGATCTATTCGTTGCCTCCGAGGCCACCTCCAGAGCAGGCAGAGAGACACTTCCCTATCTCGATGATGACATCCCACTGCTCAGTGTGGAGGAGGAGCCTG tCTCCCTGGAAATAGGGGATGTCCCATTGGTATCTGTGATGCCAGAAAATCTGCAGCTTCCTGCTGAGAAGAGCAACCAGGGTCACTTGATAACTcatctgcaggagctgctggaacaCTGGGTGCTGTGGTCTGCAGTGAAGAGCAGATGGGTGATTGTGG GGCTctttctcctggttttgctcCTGTCCATATTCTTTGCCAGCCGCCTTCATCCAGCTAGCCGTGCTCCAGTCTTGTTCCGGCCAGACACCAACATCCAGGTGCTGCTAGACCTGAAATACAACCTGAGTGCTGAAGGCATCTCCTGCATTACCTGCTCAG GTTTGTTTCAGGAAAAGCCCCACAGTTTGCAGAACAACATCCGAACCgccttggaaaaaaagaagaggggctCAGGGTCACCTTGGGGAAGCAaagggagcacaagtgatacaGGGCAACAAG ATCTCCAGGGGACTGTGTATATCTCCAAGTCCAGAAGCAAGGGCAGGCCAGCCATCTACAGATTCTCGCTCAATGCCAGTGTCCCTGCCCCTTGGCAGATGGTGTCACCAGGAGACGGGGAGGTGCCTTCATTCCAG GTGTATAGAGTGCCTTTCGGTAACTTCACCAGGAAGctgacagcttgtgtgtccaCAGTAGGGCTGCTTAAGCAGATGAGCCCCAGGAAGTGGATGATGACCACCTTGTCCTGTGACACCAAGAGAGGCTGGAAGTTCGACTTCAGTTTCTACGTGGCCGCCAAGGAGCAGCAGCGAACACG GAAACTGTATTTTGCTCAGTCACACAAGCCCCCTTACCATGGCCGAGTGTGTGCAGCACCTCCTGGCTGTCTTCTCAGCTCTAGCCCAGACGGACCCACCAAAGGCATCCTTTACGTTCCCAGCGAGAAAG CACCCAAAGCAAAGCTGTCAGCCACTTCTGGATTTAATCCTTGCATGAACACAGGCTGCGGAAAGCCAGCGGTGCGGCCGCTGGTCGACACAGGAGCCATGGTGTTTGTAGTGTTTGGTATCAGAGGTGTTAACCGCACAAGGCGCCCGGACAACCACGTCATCGCAGACATG GGCAGCGTTATCTACGATGACAGCTTTGACCTCTTCAAAGAGATTGGCAACCTGTGCCGGCTCTGCAAAGCCATCGCGAGCAATGCCGAGCTGGTGAAGCCAGGAGGGGCTCAGTGCCTGCCCTCTG gTTACAGCATCTCCTCCTTTCTGCAGATGTTGCACCCCGAGTGCAAGAACATCCCTGAGCCAAACCTGCTGCCTGGACAGCTGTCTCATGGGGCAGTGGGGGTGAAGGACGGGAAGGTGCAGTGGATCTCCATGGCGTTTGAATCG ACAACCTACAAAGGGAAATCTTCCTTCCAGACATATGCTGACTACCTTAAATGGGAGACattcctgcagcagcaactCCAGCTCTTCCCAGAGGACTCTGCCCTCCGGCATGGTTTCCAGACCTGTGAGCACTGGAAGCAGATCTTCATGGAGATTATAG GAGTGCAAAGTGCCCTGTATGGTCTGGTCCTCTCGCTGGTTATTTGTGTGGCTGCAGTGGCCGTGTTTACCACTCacatcctcctcctgctgccagtgctgctcagCATTTTAG GGGTGGTCTGCTTGGTGGTGACCATCATGTACTGGTCTGGCTGGGAAATGGGAGCTGTGGAAGCCATTTCCCTCTCCATTCTCGTTGGCTCCTCTGTGGATTACTGTGTGCACTTGGTGGAGGGCTATCTGCTGGCGGGGGAGAACCTGCCACTGCACCAGGCCGAG GACCCCCGAGCATGTCGCCAGTGGAGGACGATTGAAGCGGTCCGTCACGTGGGGGTGGCAATCGTCTCGAGCGCCGTCACCACAGTGATCGCCACTGTCCCGCTCTTCTTCTGCATCATTGCCCCTTTTGCCAAGTTTGGGAAGATCGTGGCCCTCAACACAGGAGTGTCCATCCTGTACACATTAACTGtgagcacagccctgctgaGCATCATGGGGCCGGGCACGTTCATCCGCAGCAGGACTTCTTGCCTcaaggctgtgctgggggtgctTCTTGCTGGTCTGCTGGGTCTATGCATCTGCCTCGCCCTGCTGAAGAGTGGATTTGAGATTCCCCTGCCTAATGGGAGGGCCCTTTAG
- the DISP3 gene encoding protein dispatched homolog 3 isoform X3 — protein MDTEDDPLLQDAWLDEEDEEVTFSSRKRREGALLCGKSPCRVRALRVTLPVSGFWNIVGWVFTNPYCAGFILFLGCAIPAVLAVVMFLHYPALDIDISYNAFEIRNHESSQRFDALALALKSQFGSWGRNRRDLADFTSETLQRLIFEQLQQLHLNASHLGVNARVKRSTPEGRMSSPKPHAHLNPGNRTSRTGRGAPRWDYSSTYVSANTQTHAHWRIELIFLARGDSENNIFTTERLVTIHEVERKIMDHPRFREFCWKPHEVLKDLPLGSYSYCSPPSSLMTYFFPTERGGKIYYDGMGQDLADIQGSLELAMTHPEFYWYVDEGLSAENMKSSLLRSEILFGAPLPNYYSVEDRWEEQRRKFQNFVITYVAMLAKQSTSKVQVLYGGTDLFDYEVRRTFNNDMLLAFISSSCIAILVYILTSCSVFLSFFGIASIGLSCLVALFLYHVVFGIQYLGILNGVAAFVIVGIGVDDVFVFINTYRQATHLKDLRLRMIHTIQTAGKATFFTSLTTAAAYAANIFSQIPAVHDFGLFMSLIVSCCWVAVLFTMPAALGIWTLYVSPLESSCQTSCSQKCTKKSALHLAEDLFVASEATSRAGRETLPYLDDDIPLLSVEEEPVSLEIGDVPLVSVMPENLQLPAEKSNQGHLITHLQELLEHWVLWSAVKSRWVIVGLFLLVLLLSIFFASRLHPASRAPVLFRPDTNIQVLLDLKYNLSAEGISCITCSGLFQEKPHSLQNNIRTALEKKKRGSGSPWGSKGSTSDTGQQDLQGTVYISKSRSKGRPAIYRFSLNASVPAPWQMVSPGDGEVPSFQVYRVPFGNFTRKLTACVSTVGLLKQMSPRKWMMTTLSCDTKRGWKFDFSFYVAAKEQQRTRKLYFAQSHKPPYHGRVCAAPPGCLLSSSPDGPTKGILYVPSEKAAPKAKLSATSGFNPCMNTGCGKPAVRPLVDTGAMVFVVFGIRGVNRTRRPDNHVIADMGSVIYDDSFDLFKEIGNLCRLCKAIASNAELVKPGGAQCLPSGYSISSFLQMLHPECKNIPEPNLLPGQLSHGAVGVKDGKVQWISMAFESTTYKGKSSFQTYADYLKWETFLQQQLQLFPEDSALRHGFQTCEHWKQIFMEIIGVQSALYGLVLSLVICVAAVAVFTTHILLLLPVLLSILGVVCLVVTIMYWSGWEMGAVEAISLSILVGSSVDYCVHLVEGYLLAGENLPLHQAEDPRACRQWRTIEAVRHVGVAIVSSAVTTVIATVPLFFCIIAPFAKFGKIVALNTGVSILYTLTVSTALLSIMGPGTFIRSRTSCLKAVLGVLLAGLLGLCICLALLKSGFEIPLPNGRAL, from the exons ATGGACACAGAGGATGACCCCTTGTTACAGGATGCCTGGCTAgatgaggaagatgaagaggtaACCTTCAGCTCCCGGAAGAGACGGGAGGGTGCTCTGTTGTGTGGGAAAAGCCCATGCAGAGTCAGGGCCCTGCGTGTCACACTGCCCGTGTCTGGTTTCTGGAATATTGTTGGCTGGGTATTTACCAACCCGTACTGTGCTGGCTTCATCCTTTTCCTGGGCTGTGCCATCCCTGCAGTGCTTGCCGTTGTCATGTTCCTCCACTACCCAGCCCTGGACATTGACATCTCCTACAATGCTTTCGAGATCCGCAACCATGAGTCCTCTCAGCGCTTTGATGCACTTGCCTTGGCCCTCAAGTCTCAGTTTGGGTCATGGGGAAGGAACCGCCGGGACCTGGCTGACTTCACCTCTGAAACCCTGCAGAGACTCATCtttgagcagctccagcagcttcaCCTCAATGCTTCCCATCTCGGGGTCAATGCACGGGTCAAGCGCAGCACCCCAGAGGGCAGGATGAGCTCCCCCAAGCCCCATGCCCACCTGAACCCTGGAAACCGAACTTCCCGAACTGGGAGGGGTGCCCCACGCTGGGACTACTCCAGCACTTACGTCAGCGccaacacacagacacatgccCACTGGCGCATTGAGCTCATTTTTCTGGCTCGGGGGGACTCTGAAAACAACATCTTCACCACTGAGCGCCTGGTTACCATCCATGAGGTCGAGCGCAAGATCATGGACCACCCTCGCTTCCGGGAGTTCTGCTGGAAACCCCATGAGGTGTTGAAGGACCTGCCCCTGGGCTCCTACTCCTACtgctcccctcccagctccctcatgACGTACTTCTTCCCCActgagagaggaggaaagatTTACTATGATGGCATGGGACAAGACCTTGCTGACATCCAAG GGTCCCTGGAGCTGGCCATGACCCACCCCGAATTCTACTGGTATGTGGATGAGGGCTTGTCAGCCGAGAACATGAAAAGCTCCCTGCTGCGGAGTGAAATCCTCTTTGGGGCACCACTGCCAAACTACTACTCGGTGGAGGACCGCTGGGAGGAGCAGCGCCGCAAGTTCCAGAACTTTGTCATCACCTACGTGGCCATGCTGGCCAAGCAATCCACAAG CAAAGTCCAGGTGCTGTACGGAGGGACAGATTTGTTTGACTATGAAGTGAGGCGGACCTTCAACAATGACATGTTGCTGGCCTTCATCAGCAGTAGCTGCATAGCCATCTTGGTCTACATCCTTACCTCCTGCTCAG TGTTCCTGTCATTCTTTGGCATTGCCAGTATTGGCCTGAGCTGCCTGGTGGCTCTGTTCCTGTACCACGTCGTATTTGGGATCCAGTATCTGGGTATACTCAATGGTGTGGCTGCCTTTGTCATTGTGGGGATTG GGGTTGATGATGTCTTCGTTTTCATCAATACCTACCGCCAAGCCACCCACCTCAAGGACCTGCGGCTGCGCATGATCCATACTATCCAGACAGCGGGGAAGGCCACCTTCTTCACTTCTCTGACCACGGCTGCAGCCTATGCTGCCAACATCTTCTCTCAG ATCCCAGCTGTGCATGACTTTGGGCTCTTTATGTCGCTGATTGTGTCGTGCTGCTGGGTAGCTGTGCTCTTCACCATGCCAGCTGCTCTTGGAATATGGACTTTGTATGTGTCCCCGCTAGAGAGCTCCTGCCAAACCAG CTGTAGTCAGAAGTGCACCAAGAAGAGTGCCTTGCACCTGGCTGAAGATCTATTCGTTGCCTCCGAGGCCACCTCCAGAGCAGGCAGAGAGACACTTCCCTATCTCGATGATGACATCCCACTGCTCAGTGTGGAGGAGGAGCCTG tCTCCCTGGAAATAGGGGATGTCCCATTGGTATCTGTGATGCCAGAAAATCTGCAGCTTCCTGCTGAGAAGAGCAACCAGGGTCACTTGATAACTcatctgcaggagctgctggaacaCTGGGTGCTGTGGTCTGCAGTGAAGAGCAGATGGGTGATTGTGG GGCTctttctcctggttttgctcCTGTCCATATTCTTTGCCAGCCGCCTTCATCCAGCTAGCCGTGCTCCAGTCTTGTTCCGGCCAGACACCAACATCCAGGTGCTGCTAGACCTGAAATACAACCTGAGTGCTGAAGGCATCTCCTGCATTACCTGCTCAG GTTTGTTTCAGGAAAAGCCCCACAGTTTGCAGAACAACATCCGAACCgccttggaaaaaaagaagaggggctCAGGGTCACCTTGGGGAAGCAaagggagcacaagtgatacaGGGCAACAAG ATCTCCAGGGGACTGTGTATATCTCCAAGTCCAGAAGCAAGGGCAGGCCAGCCATCTACAGATTCTCGCTCAATGCCAGTGTCCCTGCCCCTTGGCAGATGGTGTCACCAGGAGACGGGGAGGTGCCTTCATTCCAG GTGTATAGAGTGCCTTTCGGTAACTTCACCAGGAAGctgacagcttgtgtgtccaCAGTAGGGCTGCTTAAGCAGATGAGCCCCAGGAAGTGGATGATGACCACCTTGTCCTGTGACACCAAGAGAGGCTGGAAGTTCGACTTCAGTTTCTACGTGGCCGCCAAGGAGCAGCAGCGAACACG GAAACTGTATTTTGCTCAGTCACACAAGCCCCCTTACCATGGCCGAGTGTGTGCAGCACCTCCTGGCTGTCTTCTCAGCTCTAGCCCAGACGGACCCACCAAAGGCATCCTTTACGTTCCCAGCGAGAAAG CAGCACCCAAAGCAAAGCTGTCAGCCACTTCTGGATTTAATCCTTGCATGAACACAGGCTGCGGAAAGCCAGCGGTGCGGCCGCTGGTCGACACAGGAGCCATGGTGTTTGTAGTGTTTGGTATCAGAGGTGTTAACCGCACAAGGCGCCCGGACAACCACGTCATCGCAGACATG GGCAGCGTTATCTACGATGACAGCTTTGACCTCTTCAAAGAGATTGGCAACCTGTGCCGGCTCTGCAAAGCCATCGCGAGCAATGCCGAGCTGGTGAAGCCAGGAGGGGCTCAGTGCCTGCCCTCTG gTTACAGCATCTCCTCCTTTCTGCAGATGTTGCACCCCGAGTGCAAGAACATCCCTGAGCCAAACCTGCTGCCTGGACAGCTGTCTCATGGGGCAGTGGGGGTGAAGGACGGGAAGGTGCAGTGGATCTCCATGGCGTTTGAATCG ACAACCTACAAAGGGAAATCTTCCTTCCAGACATATGCTGACTACCTTAAATGGGAGACattcctgcagcagcaactCCAGCTCTTCCCAGAGGACTCTGCCCTCCGGCATGGTTTCCAGACCTGTGAGCACTGGAAGCAGATCTTCATGGAGATTATAG GAGTGCAAAGTGCCCTGTATGGTCTGGTCCTCTCGCTGGTTATTTGTGTGGCTGCAGTGGCCGTGTTTACCACTCacatcctcctcctgctgccagtgctgctcagCATTTTAG GGGTGGTCTGCTTGGTGGTGACCATCATGTACTGGTCTGGCTGGGAAATGGGAGCTGTGGAAGCCATTTCCCTCTCCATTCTCGTTGGCTCCTCTGTGGATTACTGTGTGCACTTGGTGGAGGGCTATCTGCTGGCGGGGGAGAACCTGCCACTGCACCAGGCCGAG GACCCCCGAGCATGTCGCCAGTGGAGGACGATTGAAGCGGTCCGTCACGTGGGGGTGGCAATCGTCTCGAGCGCCGTCACCACAGTGATCGCCACTGTCCCGCTCTTCTTCTGCATCATTGCCCCTTTTGCCAAGTTTGGGAAGATCGTGGCCCTCAACACAGGAGTGTCCATCCTGTACACATTAACTGtgagcacagccctgctgaGCATCATGGGGCCGGGCACGTTCATCCGCAGCAGGACTTCTTGCCTcaaggctgtgctgggggtgctTCTTGCTGGTCTGCTGGGTCTATGCATCTGCCTCGCCCTGCTGAAGAGTGGATTTGAGATTCCCCTGCCTAATGGGAGGGCCCTTTAG